Sequence from the bacterium genome:
GCTTCCGGTCACACTATCACAAGCTTTGCGATTGCAGTTGTGATTTTTTACTATACTCGTTCACTCGGGAAGCGATGGATAGGATGGCTCGCGTTAGTTATTGCTGCGCTAGTAGCGTTTTCCAGAGTTTATCGAGGAGTACACTGGCCCTCTGATGTAATTATCGGCGCCCTAATAGGTTCCCTCTGCGGCTACGTATGCGCCCGCCTGTTCGATAAGAAAAGTCGAAAGGCAGATACGGAACCT
This genomic interval carries:
- a CDS encoding phosphatase PAP2 family protein: ASGHTITSFAIAVVIFYYTRSLGKRWIGWLALVIAALVAFSRVYRGVHWPSDVIIGALIGSLCGYVCARLFDKKSRKADTEPSPDFGRGHQD